From the genome of Bacteroidota bacterium:
ATTGCCTACCGCGATCTCATGTTTACGTTGGCGTACCGTGATCTGCGCGTCCGTTACGCACAAACGTTTCTTGGTTTTCTCTGGGCCTTCCTACAGCCGGTGGTCACTCTGACCATTTTCACCCTGGTTTTCGGGCGTGTGGCACGGGTCGATACCGGATCGGTTCCCTATCCTCTGTTTGCTCTTTGCGGAATGACTGCCTGGAATTACTTTTCCTCGGTCATGAGCGGCGCCGGGTCATCTATCATCGGAGCTCAGGGCATGATCTCGAAAATTTACTTTCCCCGCCTCGTCATTCCCCTTTCAAAATCGCTGGTGTCCCTGGTCGATTTTCTGCTGGTCTTTGTTCTTATGATCGCGCTGATGATCTGGTATGGTGTTTCTCCTGGTGCTTCCATCGTTTTTCTGCCTTTGTTTCTGGCATTGGCCCTGATCTCGGGTTTGGCGGTGGGTATCTGGCTGAGTGCCCTGACGGTGCGTTTCAGGGACTTTCAGCACATCATTCCCTTTGCCGTTCAGTTGGGGATGTATGCCACCCCGGTGGCCTACCCCGCCAATCTGGTCCCTCCTGATCTGCAGTTCTGGTATTTTCTGA
Proteins encoded in this window:
- a CDS encoding ABC transporter permease; protein product: MPTTIIDASRNRLSLNLKELIAYRDLMFTLAYRDLRVRYAQTFLGFLWAFLQPVVTLTIFTLVFGRVARVDTGSVPYPLFALCGMTAWNYFSSVMSGAGSSIIGAQGMISKIYFPRLVIPLSKSLVSLVDFLLVFVLMIALMIWYGVSPGASIVFLPLFLALALISGLAVGIWLSALTVRFRDFQHIIPFAVQLGMYATPVAYPANLVPPDLQFWYFLNPMAGVVEGFRWSLLGGPEPGIMIFVSASVVVLLLIAGLYYFRKVESVMADIV